The Musa acuminata AAA Group cultivar baxijiao chromosome BXJ3-6, Cavendish_Baxijiao_AAA, whole genome shotgun sequence region GAAGCAACAACTTGATGATCAGATAAGCATTCACCAGTAGGCTCTGAAGCAGAAAGAACTACAGAATTCTGTTCGAGGATGTCATCCCCTTCCAATATATGCAAAGAAGAAACCTTTTCCTCCGCTGAAATGATTCCTAAATCAAGAGTCATGGAATTCTGTTGGGCTCTATCAACATCAGAAAAATTCTCTTCAATGGTATCATCACTCTCTTCGAAAGGAATCAATGTTATTTCCTCATCTGATATGCTTCTTTTATCAAGAGTCACAGCATGCTGTTGGCCTCCTTCCATCTCAGAATCAGCCCTCTCTCCAGCAGAAACCAATGTCTTTTCCTCCTCTGACATGCATATTGTATATTCAAGATCAACAACTTGATGTTCCGCTGAAACATCCTCAGAAGAATTCTTTTTGGTGACATCAGCACTCCCTACAGCCGATGCCAATGTTGTCTCCTCTATGATGCATCCAACATCAAGAACCATCACTTCTTGTTCCACTCCATCATTCCTTAAAGAATTCACTTCAACAATATCAGCCATCTCTGTAGCAGAaagcaattctttctcctcctctgcAATGCTCCCGATATCAAACGGCCTATCGTCTTGCTGCATTTCACCATATCCAGAAGAATTCACTTTGAAAACATCAGTCCCTCCTCCAAGAAAAGCTACTGCTTCTCTCTCCTCTCCGATGCTTCCGGTATCAAGAACTTTGATAGCTTCACCAGCATGCCCAAGCTCTCCCTGATCTTGTTTGCCAGACGCATATGCAACATGCCTATTTGTCATGGTCGCTGAGTCAATCAGCTCCACTGGAACCAACCTGTCCTCACCGTGTATGTTCTCTGGATACCGAATGAGGAGTTCCAAAGAAGCATCTTCCACCAATCGGCCGGCATCAGAGAATTCGATGAGGGTTTCTATTTCTTCCACCTCTCTCTCCGAAATGAGAGTGCCTATCGCTTCCATACCACCAAACTTTTCTCcaatttcctcctcctcctcatggcGTCCATCAGCTTGATCTTCAGATACCAACTCCCCGCTCTCCACCTTTTCTTGGCACAAGGCATCATCTTCCCTAAGAACTTTGCGATCGCCCACAACGAACTCATTCACCAAGTTCCCCTTCTGGTCATACTCCACGTTGCCCACGGAAGGTCTAACGAGGAGGTAAGGCGAGTAGAACCCGCTCTCAAGGACGACGTCGCAGCACGAGCACCTCAGATCCTTCTCCCCCTCCTCAATCCGCTTCATCCATGAAAGGACGGCGACCTCAACGGGTCGGGACGAGGAGGAGCAGTCCTCGCACATCTCCCCGGCCTCCGCCAGCCGCCGGTGATGGGAGCAGTAACCCAACTTGGCGACCTCAGCGGCGTGCTCGTCGCAGATGAGGTCACGGAGGGCGCACCGCCGCCGGCCCTCATCGGACTGGAAGAGGTGGTCCACCCGCGAACAGAAGATGCAGGGGGGCTTGAGGCCGAAGTAGTCGGCGAACCGGGCGATAAGGTAGGCGAAGAATCCGTTGAGCAGGAGGAGGATGATGAGGGCCCATTCCAGGATCGCGTATGCCAGTATCAACGCCATCCGGTGGCTGTTCCGGTGCAAAACAGTCGCGAATTTGTTGGCCGCCATGGGATATATATATGGATCGATGAGATCGGGCGATGGATCTAAGACCTTGAGGAGAGCGGACAGGTGATATTGACGGGGTATCTCTTGTCGACGAAGATGGCGATCGGAGACCGGGATAACGAGGTGCCGGCCAAAGGagacggaagaagaagaagaagaagaggaaaggtaTGACCAGAGTAAGAATGAGGAGAAAGAATGGGAGGCATAAACCAAGCTTTGGGTTCTGCGTGATTGCTATTTTGCCCCCTGGCGTCCTGATTGGATCAGACGGTTGAGAGAGTCCCTGCCACGGCTAAGCCACCTTCCGCTTTCTCCCGCTCGGCAAAAGGTAACGTATAGTTGAAGTATAAAGTTCCCAGCTCACGGCCTCGTCTCATCATGGCCCACGAATTTTAAAGCATGGCAGTGTCTGTTCGCTCGGGGTTACGCAGCGGTGGGTTTCACGCGCCACCTGCGCGACTGCTGTGGTAGTTTCCTTCATCCCAGTGCGGGGAATGTGTTCGCTAAAATGTCTGTGAGGGAGTCTTTGGAAAGTTGGGAAAATTTCCTCTAGTCAATCTTCTTAAGGTTTCTTGGATGCTCAGATAAATGTGATTAAGAACAATTGGCATCTTGATGTTTCTATATCCATAAAACCTACTTGTTTTGATGTTTCCTGTGATAAATGCACATCAATAGGTATTCGATTTGTTATATAATGGGTATTGGAATTACGGTTTACTTAAACAATGTTTTCATACTAATATTCGCAAGCTTATCTATAACATGGACGTGCCACATTTCCCTTGTGATCATATAAATGGATATGGAGAGATGGCTTAATAAGACAATCTTGCTTATAAGTGTCCTATAGACATGGACAAATAAGATATGCCTTATGGTCTAAGCTTCGAGATAGACTTTCTACTTTCTGTGAGGTTAACTTGTTCAGGTGTCGGTCTTGCTCACGTCTTATATGTGGGATGAACAACAAAATATTGTATTTAAATATTCTTTTTGTTAATTTGATATTTCTTAAATAATAGATTGGGTGTAATGGGGATGAAGCATATTTGGAAATTTCAAGTGGTTTCGATCTTTCTTCTCGAACAAAAACTTCGGCTAAACCGTTAACCCATTTCGATTTCGATTTCAACTTCAAcacatttttttccttttctattgGAGTTTAATAGCATATAACGAATGTTATGATGAACTTATATTGTAAAGGATAACAGCAGCATTGGATTCCTTCCTTTCCAATAGCAATATTTTTTTCTTCGGTCAAAATATTTTGACGTCACCAAATGCATAAAATAAGTAACACGCAACGTATTAAATATTAAGgttgtttttattttaaaaaaaagaaaataatagacAAAATTAAGGACATTATACCGAAAAAAATCTCTGCATCCATATTCGTTTTTActtgagataatattttttatttagatgAAAATATTGTTATATTTTTACTTAAATAACTTGATCATTGATactatttaaaaaattcttagttttgataattaattatcataaaattctcaaaaaataaaaacataatagtaATTATTTTAGAATcagataattaatattaaaattttattttgtaaaattttatgataattaattatcgatttttttaaataacataTGTGATTAAATTATTTCGGTAAAGGATTGAGGATATTTTCGTCCAAAAAAAACTACCCTAcgtaaaattgatttgaattaaaaaACGAATGTGGGTCGTCGGTTGGAGCTTTTCGCGGTGAAATTGATTTGAATGAATGGTTGCGGTTAAAGTGAGGGGCCGGTGGACGGATAGATGGGCACACCTACATCTTCGTCGCTCCTTTTCCGAAGCCGAGTCTTCGCTCTCGTCCTCCTTGTGCTCCGGCTCTGTTGCGCGTCGCCGTGATCGAGAAGCCGACGTCGATGGACGTAATCGACCAGGTAATGATATCTCTGTGTGGCCGATTCTTCGTAGTTCCCCCGCGCTGCTTCTCTGTCGTTCCGCCACTCTATCCGGGAAGCGTTAGGGCTTCCAATTAATCATGCCATGCTGCATAATATCTTCGCGGGATTGCAATCGCGGAACCCTCATTAAGAATGCACGGCATGGGGTCGGTTGCTTTTGAGATTGGAAGGAAACTATGCTTGagtttgtatttgtcgataattcgTCCGACACATTTCTTGGCTTGCATGCGAAGAAATTCAAGAACGGTATTGGCTTGCTTATTATTGTTTGGTTGATTGTGTCGCCAATTTCTGACGTTGATCAATAGCGTGAGTAATTTATCCATCTTATCTACCCATTGGACAAGTGCTCTTTGTAGACTGGGCTTCTATTTATCGATTTGCATCTTGAAATATTAGATGGTGGATTTACTCTGGTTGTTCATCACTTTGTGCAGGAGTTACACAGATTCAAGCAGATACAAGGATGATATCGATTAGAGTTTTTGAGCTCAACGCTTTGATCCATTTGGCTGGTAACAGTTTACTTCTGTTATTAAATTAAGTTATATCTATTCAGTATTATCTTATTCATAGATCATCTATCTATTCTGACTAATATCGACTGGTTTCTCCTGGAATATAATACTCTCTTTGTCCACTTACATCGATCTGAGGTTTGACAAAGACTATAATGT contains the following coding sequences:
- the LOC135585780 gene encoding myosin-binding protein 2-like isoform X2 → MAANKFATVLHRNSHRMALILAYAILEWALIILLLLNGFFAYLIARFADYFGLKPPCIFCSRVDHLFQSDEGRRRCALRDLICDEHAAEVAKLGYCSHHRRLAEAGEMCEDCSSSSRPVEVAVLSWMKRIEEGEKDLRCSCCDVVLESGFYSPYLLVRPSVGNVEYDQKGNLVNEFVVGDRKVLREDDALCQEKVESGELVSEDQADGRHEEEEEIGEKFGGMEAIGTLISEREVEEIETLIEFSDAGRLVEDASLELLIRYPENIHGEDRLVPVELIDSATMTNRHVAYASGKQDQGELGHAGEAIKVLDTGSIGEEREAVAFLGGGTDVFKVNSSGYGEMQQDDRPFDIGSIAEEEKELLSATEMADIVEVNSLRNDGVEQEVMVLDVGCIIEETTLASAVGSADVTKKNSSEDVSAEHQVVDLEYTICMSEEEKTLVSAGERADSEMEGGQQHAVTLDKRSISDEEITLIPFEESDDTIEENFSDVDRAQQNSMTLDLGIISAEEKVSSLHILEGDDILEQNSVVLSASEPTGECLSDHQVVASLATPIITLKDAVVIQVESLMGEEDLPRTHAYEEENKLIDVETNCEISIGSEICDQEYMDHAHLHEPILMSENTQDQQTESYNETTATDKVENPDHVDVVVSQENNEIEEERAPETPTSVDGIHGLHKRFLFGRRESGTESLDGSVASEFEGCETLAVDQLKAALKAERKALSALYAELEEERSAAAIAANQTMAMITRLQEEKAAMQMEALQYQRMMDEQSEYDQEALELLNELMIKREREKQDLEKELEVYRNKVLHYEAMERRRMTKHKINGKARTSASSSAEDSDDLSFEFQEGDEHTYSPDESNQNTPSDAVLISGTDQGTERHLITLEESLADFEEERRSILEQLRALESKLFTLDGEDSHDSKVIDHVSDQNGHVSNGHREPPGDDLHDYANGFSDELETNRKQPSERRNMGFKGKRLLPLFDAISNENEDDICTEEGAADASPETISNIAEEQKKLAIEEEVYNINERLHALEADREFLKNCIGSLKKGDKGIHLLQEILEHLRDLRDVELRAMNSYDALASLSA
- the LOC135585780 gene encoding myosin-binding protein 2-like isoform X1, whose product is MAANKFATVLHRNSHRMALILAYAILEWALIILLLLNGFFAYLIARFADYFGLKPPCIFCSRVDHLFQSDEGRRRCALRDLICDEHAAEVAKLGYCSHHRRLAEAGEMCEDCSSSSRPVEVAVLSWMKRIEEGEKDLRCSCCDVVLESGFYSPYLLVRPSVGNVEYDQKGNLVNEFVVGDRKVLREDDALCQEKVESGELVSEDQADGRHEEEEEIGEKFGGMEAIGTLISEREVEEIETLIEFSDAGRLVEDASLELLIRYPENIHGEDRLVPVELIDSATMTNRHVAYASGKQDQGELGHAGEAIKVLDTGSIGEEREAVAFLGGGTDVFKVNSSGYGEMQQDDRPFDIGSIAEEEKELLSATEMADIVEVNSLRNDGVEQEVMVLDVGCIIEETTLASAVGSADVTKKNSSEDVSAEHQVVDLEYTICMSEEEKTLVSAGERADSEMEGGQQHAVTLDKRSISDEEITLIPFEESDDTIEENFSDVDRAQQNSMTLDLGIISAEEKVSSLHILEGDDILEQNSVVLSASEPTGECLSDHQVVASLATPIITLKDAVVIQVESLMGEEDLPRTHAYEEENKLIDVETNCEISIGSEICDQEYMDHAHLHEPILMSENTQDQQTESYNETTATDKEISVTETEAIMITVENPDHVDVVVSQENNEIEEERAPETPTSVDGIHGLHKRFLFGRRESGTESLDGSVASEFEGCETLAVDQLKAALKAERKALSALYAELEEERSAAAIAANQTMAMITRLQEEKAAMQMEALQYQRMMDEQSEYDQEALELLNELMIKREREKQDLEKELEVYRNKVLHYEAMERRRMTKHKINGKARTSASSSAEDSDDLSFEFQEGDEHTYSPDESNQNTPSDAVLISGTDQGTERHLITLEESLADFEEERRSILEQLRALESKLFTLDGEDSHDSKVIDHVSDQNGHVSNGHREPPGDDLHDYANGFSDELETNRKQPSERRNMGFKGKRLLPLFDAISNENEDDICTEEGAADASPETISNIAEEQKKLAIEEEVYNINERLHALEADREFLKNCIGSLKKGDKGIHLLQEILEHLRDLRDVELRAMNSYDALASLSA